In the Drosophila willistoni isolate 14030-0811.24 chromosome 3R, UCI_dwil_1.1, whole genome shotgun sequence genome, ACCGCAAATGCCAACAAATGCCATTATTGCATTGCTCTGGCATTGGCTTCAGCTCGGCTCGGTCTTTGGTGTGCCGCAAGTAAATTGCTATGAAACGcccaccatacacacacacacacacgcacacacacatttagaGTGAGTCCTGAATGCATGCAAGTCTTTCTGCCAGTTGCAATCATTTTGGCATGAATCACGTTTGATACGCACGAATTACCTTTTATGcgaaattgaaattataattTGTGCATGGCCTTGTAAATGTTACGTATGCGCCCAGTCTTACAACTACTTCACCCCCTCATACTTTTCGTCTCGTCACAAGTCTCGCGAGAAATTTAAAAGCCTTTGCAACCCAGGATATCAAACGGCAACcaacgaacaacaacaacagcagcaacaacaatgtcTGTGCCAAGGCACAAGGACTAACTTTtgcgtttatttttttgtcaaCTTTCTTTAACACTTTCTGAGCtgtttgtttatatacattgtatatatatatatagatatatatatgtactcctttttttttttgggctggTCTTAGCGGCCGTTTTAAGCGGCTTAAACGGCTAGACAAACGCAAGCAAATGGCGCTAGGCTTTTAGCTAATTGCTCTccatttaatttgtgttttttttgtgctttcttctttttcgtttttggttatTGCAGGAAGCAGAAACCGCCATCACTGCCATGAATGGCCAGTGGCTTGGCTCCCGTTCGATACGCACCAACTGGGCCACACGTAAGCCGCCAGCAACAAAGGCAGACAGTAAGTATTGGATGttaaaatttggaaaattttgATCCTTAACCATTCTCGTTGCCTTTACAGTGAACGCTAAACCCTTAACCTTCGATGAGGTTTACAATCAGAGTAGCCCCACCAATTGCACTGTCTATTGTGGTGGAATTAATGGAGCTCTCTCTGGTTTCCTAAACGAAGATATATTGCAGAAGACCTTCTCTCCATACGGCACAATACAGGAGATCAGGGTATTCAAAGACAAAGGCTATGCATTTGTGCGGTAAGTATCAAAGCCCGGAATCAATATGTGAAAGGGCAAATCACTTCAAAATTTTAAGTTCTTCTGTTTTCATTGAACAAAACTAAGCCAGATAGAAATAGTAAACGTGGTGAATAGGGGGATTATATTTCCATAGATTAATTGTTAAAGCAATGCAGCAATTGTATAGATGgccagttcagttcagttcgtGAGCCCATTTGTTAGAGTTCTCTAATTTGTGTACTGCACATGGCAAAAGCATGAGAGCGAGTTGGCATTGTTTGGCATTTTATTGTATAAATGAGCTTGGGGATTACAAGTGGACCATTGAGCAGATGCAGCAGTGTCGAGTTGGTCCTTAGACGCGTGTTCCACTTtcatgcttttgtttttggcccATCAAGTGAAAATTAAAGCCGCTCCATGCTAACTAAAATGTTCTCtggatctctctctctcgcactcCCTCTTTCTCTTATATGCTTTCAGCTTCTCAACCAAAGAGGCCGCCACCCATGCCATTGTGGCCGTTAACAATACGGAAATCAACCAGCAGCCAGTGAAGTGCGCGTGGGGCAAGGAGAGCGGTGATCCCAACCACATGTCGGCCATTGCCGGCCAGGCTCTTGCCCAGGGCTTTCCGTTTGGGTCGGCCgcagctgctgccgctgcagCGGCTGCCTATGGACAGCAGGTGGCCGGCTATTGGTATCCACAGGCTCCAACATATCCCCCAGCAGCGCCGGCCAGTACCTTGCAGCCGGGCCAATTCCTGCAGGGCATGCAGGGCTTCACCTACGGTCAATTCGCGGGCTACCAGCAGGCCGGTTATATGGGGTAAGAAGCACAACcaacactcacacaaacaGTTTCTGGTCCCTGTGTGTGTTCatctttatttttgtgtgtgttttttctgCTTCTGCTTTTTTTAGAATGGGCGTTCAGTTGCCTGGCACCTGGCAAAGTGTGCCACAGCAGGCCCAACTGACCAGTGCCACAGCTGGCACTGCTCCACAGATAACACAGAGTGTGGGCAGTGCATTGCCTCAAGCCACAGGAGTTGTGGCATATCCCATGCAACAGTTTCAGGTCAGTCCGCAGGTGAGTGAAGTTCGACTGATTGGatctaaatatttaaagttctCACATGTGACTGATTGTGATTATGAATTCTGTTTTCTGTATGTGCCCATTCCAGCTGGCGGAGGATGAGTGGTTGGCACCCAGTTTGCTTGTGTAGCTACCATGAGGGGTGGCCATGTATCCCTCTCACCAAccacaacatcagcagcagcagcagcagcagcagcaacaacagcagcaactgcAATTGCAACAGCCAGTAACTCAAATGGCGCAACAGTTGCAGGAGCAGCCGTCATTAATGTCTGGCGGCGGCGATTATGTGAAGGAGACACTTTACcagccaccaccaccaccaccacagcACCACCTGCAACAGCAAccacatcagcaacagcagcagcagcagcagcaccaccaccaacatcatcatcaccaccatcagcaacaacaacaacatgagccacaacaacaattacaacaacaaacacattATGTTCCACAATTGTATTATCCAACGCACTGgatgcagcaacagcaacagcagcagcagcaggtaTCAAACAACGAGCAACAATTACAaccacaacagcagcaaccaaTCCCAGTTGCCCAAGTTTATAGCCTACCAGAAGTGTAAATTGATCGATTTGCACTcctaatatatgtacatatatatacaaacacacacacacacacactctatATACACTCGccacaccaaaaaaaaaaaaaaaactgaattgAATCCAAATGAAACTAACTCCAGTTTCCTTTTCTTCTGGAGCTGAGAATTGTTAAATGTGCATTGATTGTTGAAGgtttttatatacttatatatacagCAAATGATTTTTTGCCTTCACAATCAATTCACTATAAATCAAAATTGGTTGTTGATTTTGTCTTCATGTTACTATTTAGATTTTTATATGTTTTCGACAAGCCGCCTCATCACTCTCGTCAAATTGCCCTCCAAACGTACAATTGAAAAGAACTTTGATTCAAAAAATACTGCATTAACTGCTAGCTTTCGTTTCACTTTTGCTACTCTTTTTTCTCCGAGTGTACTGAACATgaatacctacatacatatatatacacttgaaaataaaaactaaaccCCAAATGCAAACTAGTTGCGGCTGTGCCGAAACTCAAATTCATTTGAGGGCAAATTCACACGAATCCACTTAGAAAGCAAGCAagcaaacatacacacatacatatatatatatcgatggcatatacaaaacaaaaaaacaaaaatagttaataattGTAAATGGCCAAAAAGCAGCCATAAtttcattattaaaaaaacaaaagtaaatttaCTAACATAAACTGAATGCATGTTATTTGTGTCTATTTTTGTCAAAGGGGTCGACGACATGCGACGATGATAGCAAAAGCAGCCCCCACACAATTGAAATTCACCCTCTCAATTTGGGGGGTGATAAGCAAAAATGTCtaaatgtattttaaaagGCTATGTACGtacttaaaataaaacaaaaacaaaaataaacattttgtgGTTACCAATGAAAAGGGACAAACGatatggagagagagagtcacagagagagagagagaaaagtgAAAGATCAAGATTTTCAATTATGTTTCTAATTGGATTTAGCCATATAAGTGTATTTTAAGCTGATATTTGTAGTCTAACACaacaagaaaaccaaaaaaaaccaaagagataacaaacaaacacaaagagaaagatagtgaaaaagtaaaaaacaaaaagcaaagctATATGGGATCGTTTCATTGACTGAAAATTCATctacattttaaaatttttggccCCCTCTCCCGTCAGCCATATGCATACACTATCCTGTATATGAtctataaaatgaaaataagtaagaaaaatgaaaacaaaaatgggaTAAAACTGTTGAATTTTCTCGAAAAAAAAGGTGcagcaaaatttgtttaatatttttaagaaGATGAGATTTagttatatataaaaatatatatattaaaaaagcatatgtatgtaggtaaaAACAAGCAAAATGTTCCACCATTAATTAGCTTCGATCCAGTCAGTCCACATAAATGAGTGTTAATTCCGAAAGATATCAAAACCGATGCAATTAAAACAGAATTGATGTAAGCcaaaaaaaatgacaaaaacataaaaaaaaataaataaataattgtgtaaACGAGCAAAATGAAAGTAGAATAATTGCACATaccaaaactaaaaataaatggaaaattagTTAATGAACAAAACATAAATCACTAAACATAGAAACATGATATGCTAAAAGGCAAATCAACATAAAGAAAAGATTGTGAAATGGCGAATTATTCATCTAACTGTATTCTGTTTGATGTAAATGTAATAAgtaaaaaccccaaaaaaagcaaaacctAGTGAAATATttagaacaaaaacaaaagaagaggTAACAAA is a window encoding:
- the LOC124459696 gene encoding GATA zinc finger domain-containing protein 10-like, with protein sequence MYPSHQPQHQQQQQQQQQQQQQLQLQQPVTQMAQQLQEQPSLMSGGGDYVKETLYQPPPPPPQHHLQQQPHQQQQQQQQHHHQHHHHHHQQQQQHEPQQQLQQQTHYVPQLYYPTHWMQQQQQQQQQVSNNEQQLQPQQQQPIPVAQVYSLPEV
- the LOC6649448 gene encoding nucleolysin TIA-1, whose product is MLAMSTLMMPAPTIAMGAPQITMGPHKPPETKLLAIHPAAAAAAAAQQQQQQQQQQQQQQHQQSVAAAHLQHNGQQQQMPQQQQSAVQQQQQQQQQQQHHQQQQQQQLVASNSKPEQFHIFVGDLSAEIETQQLKDAFTPFGEISDCRVVRDPQTLKSKGYGFVSFVKKSEAETAITAMNGQWLGSRSIRTNWATRKPPATKADMNAKPLTFDEVYNQSSPTNCTVYCGGINGALSGFLNEDILQKTFSPYGTIQEIRVFKDKGYAFVRFSTKEAATHAIVAVNNTEINQQPVKCAWGKESGDPNHMSAIAGQALAQGFPFGSAAAAAAAAAAYGQQVAGYWYPQAPTYPPAAPASTLQPGQFLQGMQGFTYGQFAGYQQAGYMGMGVQLPGTWQSVPQQAQLTSATAGTAPQITQSVGSALPQATGVVAYPMQQFQVSPQLAEDEWLAPSLLV